One genomic segment of Tissierellales bacterium includes these proteins:
- a CDS encoding 4Fe-4S dicluster domain-containing protein, translating into MRKFESEVQLVKYEVLREVSKMALSGKLFENYRDIPKIVDPGPEPRRRCCIYHERAITESRVELAMGGDRSRENIIEVLESACDQCPANRFVVTETCRGCLAHQCMEVCPVGAIQYVDHKAYIDQNKCIECGKCRDACPYNAIADIMRPCIKACPAKAISINEQKMAVIDDSKCIQCGACVYKCPFGAIQDKSDIVRIIEVLKNSKEKNGPNVYAVVAPAVSSQFDYASVGQVISGLKKIGFHDIVEAALGADLIAEHEASEFAETIEEKGIMTTSCCPAFVALINQKYPMLKDKISNSVSPMIATSRLIKSMDSDAIVVFIGPCTAKKMEIYRDNLKESTDYVMTFEELSALFDAADINLNQCDEIDMNNASFFGRIFARSGGVSEAVRHVIDEKKIDVEFKPVKCDGAEECDRALLMAKVGKLNGNFIEGMACKGGCIGGPASLKHGKKDRNAVDEYGKKALEENVENSLRIFDTKNLNLDIK; encoded by the coding sequence ATGAGAAAATTTGAGAGTGAAGTTCAGTTAGTAAAATATGAAGTTTTGAGAGAGGTTTCTAAAATGGCTTTGAGTGGAAAGCTGTTTGAAAATTATAGAGATATACCCAAAATAGTCGATCCAGGTCCGGAGCCTAGAAGAAGATGCTGTATATATCATGAAAGAGCAATAACTGAAAGTAGAGTAGAACTTGCTATGGGTGGGGATAGAAGTAGAGAAAACATAATAGAAGTGTTAGAATCTGCTTGTGATCAATGTCCGGCGAATAGATTTGTAGTTACTGAAACATGTAGAGGTTGTTTAGCACATCAATGTATGGAAGTATGTCCAGTTGGAGCTATACAATATGTAGATCACAAGGCATATATAGATCAAAATAAATGCATTGAATGTGGTAAATGTAGAGATGCATGTCCGTATAATGCGATAGCAGATATAATGAGACCATGTATAAAGGCATGTCCTGCAAAAGCGATATCTATAAATGAGCAAAAAATGGCGGTTATAGATGATTCAAAATGCATACAATGTGGTGCTTGTGTCTATAAATGTCCATTTGGAGCAATTCAGGATAAATCTGATATTGTAAGAATAATAGAGGTTTTAAAAAATTCAAAAGAAAAAAATGGTCCAAACGTATATGCAGTTGTAGCACCAGCTGTTTCTAGTCAATTTGACTATGCTAGTGTGGGGCAGGTTATAAGTGGACTAAAAAAGATAGGTTTTCACGATATAGTAGAGGCTGCGTTAGGAGCAGATTTGATAGCAGAACATGAAGCTAGTGAATTTGCAGAAACAATAGAGGAAAAAGGAATTATGACTACATCCTGTTGTCCAGCTTTTGTAGCGCTAATAAATCAAAAATATCCTATGCTAAAAGACAAGATATCCAATAGCGTATCACCGATGATAGCTACATCAAGACTTATAAAGAGTATGGATTCTGATGCAATAGTAGTATTTATTGGTCCGTGCACAGCGAAAAAAATGGAAATATACAGAGACAATTTAAAAGAAAGTACAGATTATGTGATGACATTTGAAGAATTGTCAGCGTTATTTGATGCTGCAGATATTAACTTGAATCAATGTGATGAAATAGATATGAACAATGCATCTTTCTTTGGAAGAATTTTTGCTAGGTCAGGTGGAGTAAGTGAAGCAGTGAGACATGTAATTGACGAAAAGAAAATTGACGTTGAATTTAAGCCAGTAAAATGTGATGGAGCGGAGGAATGTGATAGAGCTTTATTAATGGCCAAAGTGGGTAAATTAAATGGCAATTTCATCGAAGGAATGGCATGTAAAGGAGGATGTATAGGTGGTCCAGCATCATTAAAGCATGGTAAAAAAGATAGAAATGCAGTAGATGAATATGGCAAAAAAGCGTTAGAAGAGAATGTAGAAAATAGTCTTAGGATATTTGACACTAAAAATTTAAACCTTGATATAAAATAA
- a CDS encoding serine/threonine-protein phosphatase, producing MSYFIDISYDSVNKYGEELCGDNVEIFQNEESTFIVLADGLGSGVKANILATMTSKMAGTMLRDGVSIEETVDTITNTLPVCSVRKLAYSTFGIIQISKDSKCHIIEYDNPPVFVIRNGEILDIEKKDHILNGRLIKESFFDIELDDVLVLVSDGVIHAGVGAILNLGWQWENVADYLVKNVTKEKCAENISKGLLDVCKCLYENKPGDDTTVAALKIREPEIIDLFTGPPVDPDNDSVLVEQFMRDKGKKIVCGGTAAKIISRELNREMEINLDYINPKVPPTAKIKGIDLVTEGVLTLSRAIDVIKEYCNVESEEVVTLKEKDGATVLAKMLIEDCTHLNLRIGKAVNPAHQNPDFPIDLSIKLKVVDNLIRVVRELGKIVNVYYY from the coding sequence ATGAGTTACTTTATTGACATTTCATACGATAGTGTCAACAAGTATGGAGAAGAATTGTGTGGGGATAATGTTGAAATTTTCCAAAATGAAGAGAGTACATTCATAGTTTTAGCAGATGGACTAGGAAGTGGGGTTAAAGCAAATATATTAGCTACTATGACTAGTAAGATGGCAGGTACAATGCTTAGAGATGGGGTTAGCATAGAGGAAACTGTTGATACTATAACTAATACGTTGCCAGTATGTAGTGTTAGAAAGCTAGCGTATTCTACATTTGGAATAATACAAATAAGTAAAGATAGCAAGTGCCATATTATAGAATATGATAATCCACCAGTATTTGTGATAAGAAATGGTGAAATATTAGATATTGAAAAGAAAGACCATATATTAAACGGAAGGCTTATTAAAGAAAGTTTTTTTGATATAGAACTAGATGATGTATTGGTATTGGTAAGTGATGGAGTTATCCACGCTGGTGTGGGGGCTATATTGAATCTAGGATGGCAATGGGAAAATGTAGCAGATTATTTGGTGAAAAATGTTACAAAAGAAAAATGCGCAGAAAATATTTCAAAAGGATTGCTAGATGTATGTAAATGTTTATATGAAAACAAGCCCGGAGATGATACAACTGTTGCAGCATTAAAGATTAGAGAACCAGAGATAATAGATTTATTTACTGGACCACCAGTAGATCCTGACAATGATTCTGTTTTGGTAGAACAATTTATGAGAGATAAGGGAAAGAAAATAGTCTGTGGAGGAACGGCAGCTAAGATTATATCTCGAGAATTAAATAGAGAGATGGAAATAAATTTAGACTATATAAATCCTAAAGTTCCACCTACTGCGAAAATAAAGGGGATTGATTTGGTAACAGAAGGCGTTCTTACACTTAGCAGAGCTATAGATGTTATAAAAGAGTATTGTAATGTTGAATCTGAAGAGGTTGTTACATTGAAAGAAAAAGATGGAGCAACTGTTTTGGCAAAAATGCTTATAGAAGATTGCACTCATTTGAATTTAAGAATAGGAAAAGCTGTAAATCCAGCACATCAAAATCCAGATTTTCCTATTGACTTAAGTATAAAATTAAAAGTTGTGGATAATTTAATTAGAGTAGTTAGAGAATTAGGTAAAATAGTTAATGTTTATTATTATTAG
- a CDS encoding 4Fe-4S binding protein, translating into MKFIHFDTEKCNHCYKCLRKCPSKAITILEDYAEIVDEMCIKCGECQEICPQNALTIISDIDRVKMAISSEKKVLVSLAPSFVGAFDLDDARQIVTGLKLLGFDVVEETAIGAEIVSDYYKKQIEKGDKKNLITTSCPSANYMIERYYPELVKYMMPVVSPMLAHGKIMKHHYGMDNYMVFIGPCLAKKAEAEEPEHRTLIDSVLTFEELSEWFSEDNIDLKKLNITDFDKASYHRGRAFPIGGGLINEEVKKAAKDKYEIIRVDGVDRCKDILDALKNEDITKSCIEINVCMGSCVDGPGMPKNKDNYYVRERRVREYVEKEQDYWKVNAELFTKEQKEMDYRKLFIDRKVIRREASESEITAILRKMGKFRPEDELNCNACGYLTCREKAQAVYEGMSDITMCLPYMRAKAESLRNIIFGRSPNVILMLDEELFVKEINPAGEELFNVQAEDLVGKPISMIIDDSDFAKVIESGKNIISEKKEFANYGAVIYQNIIYIEKEGIVLAILTDVTQEEKSRKELARVKETTINSAQEVIEKQMRVAQEIASLLGETTAETKVILTKLKNITLGEAGE; encoded by the coding sequence ATGAAATTTATTCATTTTGACACCGAAAAATGTAATCATTGTTATAAATGCTTGAGAAAATGTCCATCTAAAGCAATTACTATATTGGAGGATTATGCTGAGATAGTAGATGAGATGTGTATCAAATGTGGAGAATGTCAAGAGATATGTCCGCAAAATGCACTTACTATAATAAGCGATATAGATAGAGTTAAGATGGCGATCAGCAGTGAAAAAAAAGTACTAGTAAGTTTGGCACCATCTTTTGTAGGAGCATTTGATTTAGATGATGCTAGGCAGATCGTTACGGGGTTAAAATTACTAGGATTTGATGTAGTCGAGGAAACGGCTATAGGAGCAGAAATTGTTTCCGATTATTATAAGAAGCAAATAGAAAAGGGTGATAAAAAAAATCTTATAACGACAAGTTGCCCTTCGGCTAACTATATGATTGAAAGGTATTATCCAGAATTAGTTAAGTATATGATGCCGGTAGTATCACCCATGTTAGCTCATGGTAAAATCATGAAACATCACTATGGAATGGATAATTATATGGTATTTATAGGTCCATGTCTAGCTAAAAAAGCTGAAGCAGAGGAACCGGAACATAGGACATTAATAGATTCTGTTTTGACGTTTGAAGAGCTTAGCGAATGGTTTTCTGAAGACAATATAGATTTGAAAAAATTGAATATAACTGATTTTGATAAGGCATCTTACCATAGGGGGAGAGCTTTTCCGATTGGGGGAGGACTTATAAATGAAGAGGTTAAAAAAGCTGCGAAAGATAAGTACGAAATTATTAGAGTTGATGGAGTCGATCGATGTAAGGATATATTAGATGCACTGAAAAATGAAGATATCACAAAAAGCTGTATAGAAATAAATGTTTGCATGGGGAGCTGTGTAGATGGTCCTGGTATGCCTAAAAATAAGGATAATTATTACGTTAGGGAACGTAGAGTACGAGAATATGTTGAAAAAGAGCAAGATTATTGGAAGGTTAATGCTGAATTATTTACAAAAGAACAAAAAGAAATGGATTATAGAAAGTTATTTATTGATAGAAAAGTAATAAGAAGAGAAGCAAGTGAGAGTGAGATAACGGCTATTTTGAGAAAAATGGGCAAGTTTAGACCCGAAGATGAACTTAACTGCAATGCTTGTGGATATTTGACTTGTAGAGAGAAGGCTCAGGCGGTATATGAGGGAATGAGTGATATAACTATGTGCTTACCGTATATGAGAGCGAAGGCAGAGAGTCTTAGAAATATAATATTTGGAAGGAGTCCAAATGTAATATTGATGCTAGATGAAGAGCTTTTTGTCAAAGAAATCAATCCAGCAGGAGAAGAGTTATTTAACGTACAGGCAGAGGATCTTGTTGGCAAACCAATATCTATGATCATTGACGATTCTGATTTTGCTAAAGTCATTGAAAGTGGTAAAAATATAATAAGTGAGAAAAAAGAATTCGCAAATTATGGAGCAGTTATATATCAAAATATAATATATATCGAAAAAGAAGGCATAGTATTAGCAATTCTTACAGATGTTACTCAAGAGGAAAAGAGCCGAAAAGAATTGGCAAGAGTCAAAGAAACGACAATAAATTCAGCTCAAGAAGTTATTGAAAAGCAAATGAGAGTTGCCCAAGAAATAGCTAGTTTGCTGGGAGAAACAACAGCTGAAACAAAAGTCATATTGACTAAATTAAAAAATATAACATTGGGCGAGGCTGGTGAATAA
- a CDS encoding NAD(P)H-dependent oxidoreductase subunit E has protein sequence MVTINVCIGSACHLKGSYNVINRLQEMIQENNVQEEVMVKAAFCLGECTQAVSVKVNEDDVCSVSEETVEDFFRKDILGRL, from the coding sequence ATGGTAACTATTAATGTCTGTATTGGCAGTGCTTGTCACTTAAAAGGGTCTTATAATGTAATTAATCGATTGCAGGAAATGATACAAGAAAACAATGTGCAAGAAGAGGTTATGGTTAAAGCGGCATTTTGCTTAGGCGAGTGTACTCAAGCAGTATCTGTGAAGGTAAATGAAGATGATGTGTGTTCTGTAAGCGAAGAGACAGTGGAGGACTTTTTTAGAAAAGATATATTAGGGAGGCTTTAG
- a CDS encoding cyclodeaminase/cyclohydrolase family protein, whose protein sequence is MLKNLNVDEFTAKTASNEPVPGGGSVAALSGALASSLGAMVANLTIGKKKYIEVEEDMKKIASSFEDKRVTLLNLIDEDAESFNAVMKGFKLPKETDEDKKTRKEYLQKSFKEAAKVPLEIAAVSAELFDGIEILVKKGNQNAVTDGLVAAMMARTAILSALLNVKINLGSIKDEEFVEAMNKKIEILEKLATNREEKILELVKF, encoded by the coding sequence ATGTTAAAGAATTTAAATGTGGATGAATTCACAGCTAAGACTGCTTCTAATGAACCTGTTCCAGGTGGAGGTAGTGTAGCAGCACTTAGTGGAGCTCTAGCTAGTAGTTTAGGAGCTATGGTTGCTAATTTGACTATTGGGAAAAAGAAATATATAGAAGTAGAAGAAGATATGAAAAAGATAGCATCATCTTTTGAAGACAAGAGAGTTACATTGCTGAATCTTATAGATGAAGATGCAGAATCTTTTAATGCTGTTATGAAAGGATTTAAATTGCCTAAGGAAACAGATGAAGATAAGAAGACTAGAAAAGAATATTTGCAAAAAAGCTTTAAAGAGGCAGCGAAGGTACCTTTAGAAATAGCAGCAGTTTCGGCTGAATTGTTTGATGGTATTGAAATTTTGGTTAAAAAAGGAAATCAAAATGCAGTTACAGATGGCTTAGTAGCAGCTATGATGGCGAGAACAGCTATATTATCAGCACTTTTGAATGTGAAAATCAATTTAGGATCGATAAAAGACGAAGAATTTGTAGAAGCAATGAACAAGAAAATCGAAATTTTAGAGAAATTGGCAACAAATAGAGAAGAAAAAATATTGGAATTAGTAAAATTCTAA
- the hutI gene encoding imidazolonepropionase: MRNLIIHNASELVFSSGYEAKKGKDMNKLTRIEDGMIVVENGVIVAIGPTHKLESKFNFDNYEIIDARGKSVLPGFVDSHTHFVFGGYREEEFSWRLEGKSYMEIMERGGGIVNSVEGTKKASYEELLKLGEKRLDSMMRFGVTTVEGKSGYGLDYDTEIKQLEVMRELNSVHELDIVPTFLGAHAVPNEYKGNERKFIEKMIRILPEIKEKNLAEFCDVFCEKNVFEIEDSKYLLEEACKIGLKLKLHADEIVQLGGAELAANLKAVSADHLLQASDEGIDMLANTGTIATLLPATAFSLKENYARGRYMIDQGCAVALASDLNPGSCFTESIPLLIALSTLYMNLTIEETVTALTLNGAAALDRADRLGSLDLNKQADMIILEHESYKFLPYHIGVNCVETVIKNGKVIYDKGRKLC; encoded by the coding sequence GTGAGAAATTTAATTATTCACAATGCATCTGAATTGGTATTTAGTTCAGGATATGAAGCAAAAAAAGGTAAAGATATGAATAAACTTACTAGGATTGAAGATGGTATGATTGTTGTTGAAAATGGAGTTATAGTTGCAATTGGACCTACCCATAAACTTGAGAGTAAGTTTAATTTTGACAATTATGAAATTATAGATGCTAGAGGAAAGAGCGTCTTGCCAGGTTTTGTAGATTCACATACGCATTTTGTGTTTGGAGGATATAGAGAAGAAGAATTTTCATGGAGACTTGAGGGTAAGTCATATATGGAAATAATGGAACGCGGTGGAGGAATAGTCAATTCGGTTGAAGGAACCAAAAAAGCGAGTTATGAAGAGCTTTTAAAACTAGGCGAAAAAAGACTTGACTCAATGATGAGATTTGGAGTAACTACAGTTGAAGGAAAGAGCGGTTATGGATTAGATTACGATACTGAGATTAAGCAATTAGAGGTTATGAGAGAACTAAATTCGGTTCACGAACTTGATATTGTGCCAACTTTTTTAGGAGCACATGCGGTTCCTAACGAATACAAAGGGAATGAAAGAAAATTTATCGAAAAAATGATTCGAATTTTACCTGAAATAAAAGAGAAGAATTTAGCTGAATTTTGCGATGTTTTTTGTGAAAAGAATGTTTTTGAAATAGAAGATTCTAAATATCTTTTAGAAGAGGCTTGTAAAATTGGATTGAAACTAAAGTTACATGCGGATGAAATAGTTCAATTAGGAGGAGCAGAACTGGCGGCAAACTTAAAGGCTGTATCAGCAGATCATTTGTTACAGGCATCTGATGAAGGAATAGATATGCTAGCTAATACAGGTACTATCGCGACCTTACTTCCTGCTACGGCTTTTAGTTTAAAGGAAAACTATGCTAGAGGAAGATATATGATAGATCAAGGTTGCGCGGTTGCTTTGGCATCTGATTTAAACCCTGGAAGTTGTTTTACTGAATCTATCCCACTTCTAATTGCATTATCAACACTTTATATGAATCTTACTATAGAAGAGACAGTTACAGCTCTCACACTCAATGGTGCGGCAGCTTTAGATAGAGCAGATAGACTTGGTAGTTTGGATTTGAACAAACAGGCGGATATGATAATATTGGAACATGAATCATATAAATTTTTACCATATCATATTGGGGTTAATTGTGTTGAGACTGTTATAAAAAATGGAAAAGTAATTTATGATAAGGGGAGAAAATTATGTTAA
- the ftcD gene encoding glutamate formimidoyltransferase: protein MSEIKKLVECVPNFSEGRDLKKVEKIVDCFRGKKGVKLLDYSSDEDHNRSVVTVVGEVEPLKKAVIDAIGVAKELIDLREHEGQHPRMGATDVVPFIPIRNMEMDEAIELAKEVAEEVNKIHDIPIFLYEKAASATHRTNLAKVRKGQFEGMNEKMQDELWHPDFGLNKVHPSAGVTAVGARMPLVAFNVNLGTNNLDVADKIAKKVRHIGGGLRFVKAMGVELEDRGIVQVSMNLTNYTKTTIYSVVELIRIEARRYGVNIIGSELIGLAPMEALIDSAVYYLQIEDFSMNQVLESRLME, encoded by the coding sequence ATGTCTGAAATCAAAAAATTAGTAGAGTGCGTGCCAAATTTTAGTGAAGGAAGAGATTTAAAAAAAGTTGAAAAAATAGTAGATTGTTTTCGAGGTAAAAAAGGTGTAAAGTTACTAGATTATAGTAGTGATGAAGATCATAATAGATCAGTTGTTACAGTGGTTGGTGAAGTAGAACCTTTAAAAAAGGCAGTTATAGATGCAATTGGCGTAGCTAAAGAATTAATAGATCTTAGAGAACACGAAGGTCAACATCCAAGAATGGGAGCGACTGATGTAGTTCCATTTATTCCTATAAGAAATATGGAAATGGATGAGGCGATTGAACTGGCTAAAGAAGTAGCCGAAGAGGTAAATAAAATTCACGATATTCCTATATTCTTGTACGAAAAAGCAGCTAGTGCAACTCATAGAACTAACTTGGCAAAAGTGAGAAAAGGTCAGTTTGAAGGAATGAATGAAAAAATGCAAGATGAACTTTGGCATCCAGATTTTGGTTTAAACAAAGTACATCCCTCAGCAGGTGTAACAGCGGTAGGAGCTAGAATGCCTTTGGTTGCCTTCAATGTAAATTTAGGGACAAACAATCTAGATGTTGCAGATAAAATAGCAAAAAAAGTAAGACATATAGGGGGCGGTCTAAGGTTTGTCAAAGCTATGGGAGTAGAGCTAGAAGATAGAGGAATAGTTCAGGTATCAATGAACTTGACAAACTATACCAAAACTACAATATACAGTGTTGTTGAGCTTATAAGAATCGAAGCTAGGAGATACGGGGTAAATATAATTGGAAGTGAGCTCATAGGATTAGCTCCTATGGAAGCTCTTATTGACAGCGCGGTTTACTATTTACAAATTGAAGATTTTTCTATGAATCAAGTCTTAGAATCTAGGCTTATGGAATAG
- a CDS encoding urocanate hydratase: MINNDQISASMKIKLEDIFSELPSKKEFDDTKRRAPKREFTLSQTETELALKNALRYIPEQWQEQLAPEFLEELLTMGRIYGYRFRPDGEIKGGSIDDYKGNCIAGKSIQLMINNNLDFDIALYPYELVTYGETGQVCQNWMQYQLIMRYLEEIEETQTLVVESGHPLGLFHSHIGAPRAIITNALMIGAFDDHENWHRAMQLGVANYGQMTAGGWMYIGPQGIVHGTYSTILNAGREKLGIPKDKDLAGHLYVTSGLGGMSGAQGKSIEIAGGVGIIAEVDPSRIQTRYEQGWVSFVSSDLKEVFDRANECKKSNKAEAIAYEGNIVDLLEYAVENNIEIELLSDQTSCHAAYEGGYCPQSLDFEERTRLLKENKNLFCKKVDESLQKHFELIKKLVKRGTYFFDYGNSFMRAVYDAGVKEICKNGENTLDGFIFPSYVEDILGPFLFDYGYGPFRWVCLSGKSEDLLKTDKAAMSCIDPDRRFQDRDNWVWIRDADKNRLVVGTQARILYQDALGRMNIALKFNEMVRNGEVGPIMLGRDHHDTGGTDSPYRETSNIKDGSNIMADMATQCFAGNAARGMTMIALHNGGGVGIGKSINGGFGLVLDGSERTDEIIRSAMPWDVMGGVARRSWARNENSMSTSIEYNEKMSGKDHITIPYVTDEKMIKELVKKHY; encoded by the coding sequence ATGATAAACAACGATCAAATATCAGCATCTATGAAAATTAAATTAGAGGATATATTTTCTGAATTACCAAGTAAAAAAGAATTTGACGATACTAAAAGGAGAGCGCCAAAAAGAGAATTTACATTGTCACAAACAGAAACTGAATTAGCACTGAAAAATGCACTACGATATATACCAGAACAGTGGCAGGAACAATTGGCACCAGAATTTTTAGAAGAGCTTTTGACTATGGGCCGAATCTATGGTTACAGATTTAGACCAGATGGAGAAATAAAGGGTGGAAGCATAGACGATTATAAAGGAAATTGTATAGCGGGGAAATCTATACAACTTATGATTAATAACAATCTCGATTTTGATATTGCCTTGTATCCATACGAACTTGTTACTTATGGGGAGACGGGACAAGTTTGTCAGAATTGGATGCAATATCAATTGATAATGAGGTATTTAGAAGAAATAGAAGAAACACAGACGTTGGTAGTTGAATCAGGTCATCCACTTGGATTATTTCATTCGCATATAGGAGCGCCTAGAGCAATAATAACAAATGCGCTTATGATAGGAGCGTTTGATGACCATGAAAATTGGCACAGGGCTATGCAATTAGGAGTTGCAAATTATGGACAGATGACAGCTGGTGGATGGATGTATATTGGACCGCAAGGCATAGTACATGGAACGTATAGTACTATATTGAATGCTGGAAGAGAAAAGCTTGGCATACCTAAAGATAAAGATTTAGCAGGTCATTTATACGTGACTAGTGGACTCGGTGGAATGAGTGGTGCACAGGGGAAATCTATTGAAATCGCCGGTGGAGTAGGCATTATTGCAGAAGTTGATCCGTCTAGAATTCAAACTAGATATGAGCAAGGATGGGTAAGTTTTGTAAGTTCGGACTTGAAAGAAGTTTTTGATAGAGCAAATGAGTGCAAAAAATCAAATAAGGCAGAAGCAATAGCATATGAGGGGAATATTGTAGATTTGTTGGAATATGCTGTTGAAAATAATATAGAAATAGAGTTGCTTTCAGATCAGACATCTTGTCATGCAGCATATGAAGGTGGATATTGCCCACAGAGTCTTGATTTTGAGGAAAGAACTAGATTGCTAAAAGAAAATAAAAATCTCTTTTGCAAGAAGGTAGATGAAAGTTTACAAAAGCATTTTGAACTGATAAAAAAACTTGTTAAGAGAGGGACTTATTTCTTTGATTATGGAAATTCATTTATGCGAGCAGTATATGATGCTGGGGTTAAAGAAATTTGTAAAAATGGAGAAAATACGTTAGATGGTTTTATATTCCCATCATATGTGGAAGACATATTAGGACCATTTCTATTCGATTATGGATATGGGCCATTCAGATGGGTTTGCTTGAGTGGTAAGTCAGAAGACTTATTAAAGACCGACAAAGCAGCTATGTCTTGTATTGATCCTGATAGAAGATTTCAAGACAGAGATAATTGGGTTTGGATTAGAGATGCGGATAAAAATAGACTAGTTGTTGGAACTCAAGCGAGAATATTGTATCAAGATGCTCTTGGAAGGATGAATATAGCTCTTAAATTTAATGAAATGGTTAGAAATGGTGAAGTTGGTCCAATTATGCTTGGAAGAGATCATCATGATACAGGTGGTACAGATTCGCCATATAGAGAAACATCCAATATAAAAGATGGAAGTAATATAATGGCAGATATGGCAACACAGTGTTTTGCAGGAAATGCTGCTAGAGGAATGACGATGATAGCACTTCATAATGGTGGCGGAGTAGGCATAGGAAAATCAATAAATGGTGGTTTTGGTCTAGTACTTGATGGAAGTGAAAGAACCGATGAAATTATACGATCTGCAATGCCATGGGACGTAATGGGTGGAGTTGCAAGAAGGTCTTGGGCTAGAAATGAAAATTCTATGAGCACATCAATTGAATACAATGAAAAGATGAGTGGAAAAGATCATATAACTATTCCATATGTAACAGATGAAAAAATGATCAAAGAGTTAGTCAAAAAACATTACTAG